In Gimesia benthica, a single window of DNA contains:
- a CDS encoding DUF3604 domain-containing protein: MITEYQTYFGDLHNHNHVGYAQGSLDRSFEIARNHLDFYAFTPHSYWPDIVEYDGKISHKWKNGFHIARSRWPEVVELARQFDRPGEFVTILGYERHGTQEGDYHILYPDLKGDYELIEDLAELQEFARNRGCLLIPHHPANRLGHRGFDATKLAPEVSPVLEIHSEWGCAEHDRAPFPYKRHTEGGRWTKHTLQYYLNQGYRLGVIASTDDHLGHPGGYREGLAAIKATELSREALFDAIRNRRTYAVTGDRIELDFFLNDQMMGQELSFTPDRRIKVHVRGWDEIDRVEVLKNGRVIHRDFPVDNIPDNRSWNHPVVLRFEYGWGPWPALGWGGTADWNFAIHVEGGEIQQFQPCFTPGPFDEFRRDQILDVSSNRLIVQSFTALKQQVDDWSQKAIVLRIQGNEQTQVSIKCTQPSDCQLTQTLGELAVSNEMLFTRPFPWESAMLHRVVFQNQWETDFEFTDEGDGNQADWYYVRVIQSNGEMAWSSPIWVNSK, from the coding sequence ATGATCACAGAATACCAGACATATTTCGGAGACCTACATAACCACAACCATGTGGGCTATGCCCAGGGCTCTCTGGATCGCTCCTTTGAAATCGCCCGGAACCATCTCGATTTCTACGCTTTCACTCCCCATTCCTACTGGCCTGATATTGTGGAATACGATGGCAAAATATCCCACAAATGGAAGAATGGATTTCATATAGCCCGCTCCCGCTGGCCGGAAGTGGTTGAGCTTGCCAGACAATTCGACAGACCGGGGGAGTTTGTCACGATTCTAGGCTATGAGCGACATGGCACTCAAGAGGGGGACTATCACATTCTCTATCCGGATCTCAAAGGAGATTATGAACTGATCGAAGATCTGGCTGAACTTCAGGAATTTGCACGAAACCGGGGTTGTCTGCTGATCCCGCATCACCCTGCTAATCGACTGGGGCACCGTGGTTTTGACGCGACGAAACTGGCCCCCGAAGTGTCACCTGTCCTGGAAATTCATTCAGAATGGGGTTGCGCTGAACATGACCGGGCTCCTTTTCCGTATAAAAGACATACAGAGGGGGGACGCTGGACAAAGCACACGCTGCAGTACTATCTCAATCAGGGATACCGACTGGGGGTCATTGCCAGTACCGATGATCACCTCGGACATCCCGGTGGATATCGCGAGGGTCTGGCAGCCATCAAAGCCACTGAACTGTCTCGAGAAGCCTTGTTTGACGCGATCCGCAATCGTCGCACGTATGCGGTAACTGGTGACCGCATTGAACTCGATTTCTTCCTGAATGACCAGATGATGGGTCAGGAGCTCTCATTCACCCCTGATCGCCGTATCAAAGTTCACGTGCGAGGCTGGGATGAAATCGACCGGGTCGAAGTCCTGAAAAACGGCCGTGTGATTCATCGTGATTTTCCAGTCGACAACATTCCTGATAACCGGTCCTGGAATCATCCGGTTGTACTCCGCTTCGAATACGGCTGGGGACCGTGGCCCGCCCTGGGTTGGGGAGGGACAGCAGACTGGAATTTTGCCATACATGTGGAGGGAGGCGAGATTCAGCAGTTTCAACCCTGTTTCACACCGGGGCCCTTCGATGAATTCCGTCGAGATCAAATCCTGGATGTTTCATCAAATCGACTGATCGTCCAGTCGTTTACAGCATTGAAACAACAGGTTGACGACTGGTCTCAGAAAGCGATTGTGCTGCGAATTCAAGGAAATGAACAGACCCAGGTCAGCATTAAATGCACCCAACCCAGTGATTGCCAGCTAACACAGACTCTGGGTGAGTTAGCAGTCAGTAATGAAATGTTGTTTACACGTCCATTCCCCTGGGAATCAGCGATGTTGCACCGGGTTGTTTTTCAGAATCAATGGGAAACAGACTTTGAATTCACGGACGAGGGTGACGGAAACCAGGCTGACTGGTACTATGTACGCGTTATTCAATCCAACGGGGAAATGGCATGGTCGAGCCCAATCTGGGTGAATTCAAAATAA
- a CDS encoding FAD-binding oxidoreductase — translation MVDPDNQTSHLVAPVLEQLERGSGPFSSLIQQLTQIVGKNSLLYDADELLVYECDGYIVDKSAPDIVVFPTSTEQVSSIVKICNQFNVPFLARGAGTSLSGGCLPIGGGVMIVLTRMKQILEINLRDRYAVVEPGMVNLHLTNALKGTGYHYAPDPSSQGSCTIGGNIATNSGGPHTLKYGVTTNHVLGLEAVLPNGSVINLGGPTAETPGYDLHGVYVGNEGTFGICTKAIVRLTRDPEAHRTMLAVFQTISDATRAISEIIAAGIIPSALEMMDQGIIQAIEEAFHFGFPLDAGAVLLIEVDGLEIALDEEARRIVEICNAHNVREIQRADTPEERLLIWKSRKQAFGAIGRLSPSYCTQDGVVPRTRLPEILEFIEATSQKYGMRIVNVFHAGDGNVHPILLFDERDQNQIQQVMEASEEILSKCLELGGSVTGEHGIGVEKINFMSRIFNETDLSQMEKVRNIFNPRQICSRDKVLPPHGEKSQAAVTLSHPGRRAPH, via the coding sequence ATGGTTGACCCAGACAACCAGACCTCGCATCTTGTCGCTCCCGTATTGGAACAACTGGAGCGTGGTAGCGGCCCGTTTTCCTCACTGATTCAACAGCTGACACAAATCGTAGGGAAAAACAGTCTGCTCTACGACGCAGATGAACTACTCGTCTATGAATGTGACGGCTATATCGTTGATAAATCGGCCCCCGACATCGTCGTTTTCCCAACGTCTACAGAACAGGTCTCGTCGATCGTCAAAATCTGCAATCAGTTTAACGTTCCCTTTCTGGCTCGAGGAGCGGGAACCAGCCTCTCAGGGGGCTGCCTGCCTATCGGCGGGGGAGTCATGATTGTCCTGACGCGTATGAAACAGATACTTGAAATCAATCTACGCGATCGTTACGCAGTTGTTGAACCAGGGATGGTGAACCTGCATCTGACCAATGCCCTGAAAGGAACCGGTTACCACTACGCTCCGGACCCTTCCAGTCAGGGATCGTGCACCATCGGCGGAAACATCGCCACTAACTCTGGTGGACCGCATACGCTTAAATATGGAGTCACTACGAACCACGTACTCGGACTTGAGGCAGTTCTCCCCAATGGCTCGGTAATCAATCTGGGGGGGCCGACAGCAGAAACACCAGGCTACGATCTGCATGGAGTCTATGTCGGAAATGAAGGTACTTTCGGCATTTGCACGAAAGCGATTGTACGTCTGACACGCGATCCAGAGGCACATCGCACTATGTTGGCGGTATTCCAGACCATCTCTGATGCGACCCGGGCGATCTCGGAAATCATAGCAGCGGGTATTATTCCCTCTGCTTTGGAAATGATGGATCAGGGTATCATTCAAGCGATTGAGGAAGCTTTTCACTTTGGTTTCCCGCTAGATGCGGGCGCAGTTCTGCTGATAGAAGTCGATGGACTGGAAATCGCCTTAGATGAGGAAGCACGACGGATTGTCGAGATCTGTAATGCACATAACGTACGGGAAATTCAGCGGGCAGACACTCCAGAGGAACGGCTTTTGATCTGGAAAAGCCGCAAGCAGGCATTTGGAGCCATTGGTCGACTCAGTCCCAGTTACTGTACTCAGGATGGTGTCGTCCCCCGAACCCGTTTACCGGAAATCCTGGAATTTATTGAAGCCACCAGTCAAAAATATGGCATGAGAATTGTGAACGTCTTTCATGCTGGTGACGGAAACGTACACCCGATTCTGCTGTTTGATGAACGCGATCAAAATCAGATTCAACAGGTAATGGAAGCCAGTGAAGAGATTCTCTCCAAGTGTCTGGAATTGGGAGGCAGTGTGACCGGCGAGCATGGAATTGGTGTGGAGAAAATCAATTTTATGAGTCGGATCTTCAATGAAACGGATCTCTCCCAGATGGAGAAGGTTCGTAATATTTTCAATCCACGTCAGATCTGCAGTCGCGACAAGGTACTTCCTCCCCATGGAGAAAAATCGCAGGCAGCAGTCACTTTATCACACCCTGGTCGACGGGCTCCGCACTGA
- a CDS encoding FAD-binding oxidoreductase, with amino-acid sequence MEKNRRQQSLYHTLVDGLRTDQQLLLMSQQDMLLLCSQPIERPLMTLTHSGTPEDFVPTSQSELSRFLSDNATSARKQTFPVGGRTSLAVCCPDSHSGPLICTSQLNRVVDYPVRDMTITVEAGMRLNQLNEIISAEGQRLPIDVPQSNRATIGGVIATNTSGPRRFSYGTIRDYVIGVSAVDGVGNLFKSGGRVVKNVAGYDLSKMLVGSLGTLSVISQVSLNLRPRPECMQLVWFDFDSCQSVDQALEAIVTSGTRPTAIEYCNSKAARQITAESRIELPNENHAVCICYEGPENVVKWQAQQIIDEWRAFSSLDAQIIEGAQASQLYNALTEYQTSSDDPVTLKAVVLPSQMMSFIETATSLNIAVQAHAADGIVFGHLPDSASSLENVNQILEQLQSVIDPGTGYLTIYQCESDWAESLPLFCSPPAGWELMQQLKQALDPLQLLNSRRFTELVKS; translated from the coding sequence ATGGAGAAAAATCGCAGGCAGCAGTCACTTTATCACACCCTGGTCGACGGGCTCCGCACTGATCAACAACTACTGCTGATGTCCCAGCAGGATATGCTGCTGTTATGCTCACAACCGATTGAAAGACCACTTATGACACTCACACATTCCGGTACTCCGGAAGATTTTGTTCCGACATCCCAGTCTGAATTGAGTCGATTCCTGAGTGACAATGCAACATCTGCCCGTAAACAGACATTTCCGGTAGGAGGCCGTACCTCGCTGGCTGTCTGCTGCCCGGACAGTCATTCAGGTCCTTTGATCTGTACCTCCCAATTGAATCGAGTCGTTGATTATCCGGTCCGCGACATGACTATCACCGTCGAAGCCGGAATGAGACTAAACCAGTTAAATGAAATCATCTCAGCCGAAGGACAGCGTCTGCCGATCGACGTACCTCAGTCTAACCGGGCTACCATCGGAGGAGTGATTGCCACCAATACTTCAGGACCACGACGCTTTTCCTATGGTACGATTCGTGATTACGTGATTGGTGTTTCAGCAGTCGATGGAGTAGGGAATCTGTTCAAATCCGGCGGTCGAGTTGTCAAAAATGTCGCCGGTTATGACCTTAGTAAAATGCTCGTCGGCTCTCTGGGAACATTGTCAGTTATCAGCCAGGTCTCTCTGAATTTGCGCCCCAGACCAGAGTGCATGCAACTGGTCTGGTTTGACTTCGATTCCTGCCAGAGTGTTGATCAGGCACTGGAAGCGATTGTGACTTCGGGAACCCGGCCAACTGCTATCGAATACTGCAACAGTAAAGCGGCCCGACAAATTACTGCCGAATCACGGATTGAACTTCCCAATGAAAATCATGCCGTTTGCATCTGCTATGAAGGTCCTGAAAATGTTGTAAAGTGGCAGGCGCAGCAGATTATTGATGAATGGCGTGCCTTTTCCTCTCTCGATGCTCAGATTATTGAAGGAGCGCAGGCCTCTCAGTTATATAACGCTTTGACTGAGTATCAAACGTCATCAGATGATCCGGTGACGCTGAAAGCCGTTGTCTTACCATCACAAATGATGTCATTCATCGAAACTGCCACCAGTCTGAATATCGCAGTCCAGGCACATGCAGCAGATGGAATCGTATTCGGACATTTACCCGATTCTGCCAGTTCACTGGAAAACGTGAATCAGATTCTCGAACAACTGCAATCTGTAATTGATCCAGGAACCGGCTACCTGACCATTTACCAGTGTGAATCTGACTGGGCTGAATCTCTGCCACTGTTCTGTTCGCCTCCCGCTGGCTGGGAACTCATGCAGCAGTTGAAACAGGCATTAGATCCTCTGCAGTTATTGAACTCACGACGATTTACAGAGCTGGTGAAATCCTGA
- a CDS encoding (Fe-S)-binding protein — protein sequence MKPGSAFSQTTTADKDPAEIPGSEIPYEKFLDCIHCGLCTAACPTYLETGNENDSPRGRIYLMRAVVDQRVELSESVRGHLDLCLDCRSCETACPSGVQYGRLIEPFRVDMQHLDAKEGRGANNDWFHRWILYRLFPYPNRIRLSLMPARMMQFLKLDKLVDILGIPLLLPQKLKRMHNLLPRLKPVEPALPAVLPAQGTQRARVALFTGCVSEAMYSHVNRATARVLQANGCEVVIPRSQVCCGAIHYHSGSDDEALKFALQNLAAFDQEDLDAIIVNVAGCGAMLKDYGHIAEEISGPTAEQTARLKQFAGKFKDVSEFLFELGPIAPEGEITLKATYHDACHLVHAQKVQNQPRKLLELIPGLTLIPLNESTICCGAAGSYNLTQPEMADQLGKRKLNNIVDTGAEVVISGNVGCTLQIDSQIRQARKPLHVLHPMELLDLSYRKQKPLI from the coding sequence ATGAAACCTGGAAGTGCCTTTTCTCAAACTACCACGGCAGACAAAGATCCCGCAGAAATTCCTGGATCTGAGATTCCCTATGAGAAGTTTCTGGACTGCATTCATTGCGGCTTATGCACTGCTGCATGCCCGACCTATCTGGAAACAGGGAATGAAAATGACAGCCCCCGAGGGCGAATTTATCTGATGCGTGCGGTCGTTGATCAACGCGTTGAACTATCGGAATCAGTTCGAGGTCACCTGGATCTCTGCCTGGATTGTCGTAGTTGTGAAACGGCGTGTCCTTCCGGAGTTCAATACGGCAGATTAATTGAACCGTTCCGGGTAGACATGCAGCATCTGGACGCCAAAGAGGGCAGGGGAGCGAACAATGACTGGTTTCATCGCTGGATCCTGTACCGGTTATTCCCATATCCCAACCGGATTCGCCTCTCGCTGATGCCGGCCCGGATGATGCAGTTTTTAAAGCTCGATAAGCTGGTTGACATCCTCGGCATTCCACTGCTGTTGCCACAGAAACTGAAACGGATGCACAATCTGCTACCACGTCTCAAGCCTGTAGAACCAGCCTTACCGGCAGTCTTGCCTGCACAGGGAACGCAAAGAGCTCGCGTAGCTCTGTTTACAGGCTGTGTTTCGGAAGCGATGTACAGCCACGTCAACCGTGCCACAGCGCGGGTACTGCAAGCCAACGGTTGCGAGGTTGTCATCCCCCGCAGCCAGGTCTGCTGCGGCGCCATTCATTACCACAGCGGTTCAGACGACGAGGCTCTGAAATTTGCTCTCCAGAATCTGGCAGCCTTCGATCAAGAAGATCTGGATGCCATTATTGTCAATGTCGCAGGCTGTGGAGCCATGCTCAAAGATTATGGACATATCGCGGAGGAAATTTCGGGGCCCACTGCGGAACAGACGGCACGTCTGAAACAGTTCGCAGGCAAGTTTAAAGATGTTTCTGAATTCCTGTTTGAACTGGGACCGATCGCACCCGAGGGAGAAATCACCCTCAAGGCAACCTATCACGACGCCTGCCACCTGGTGCATGCACAGAAAGTCCAGAATCAGCCACGCAAACTGCTGGAACTGATCCCCGGACTGACCCTGATCCCCTTGAATGAATCCACCATCTGCTGTGGAGCAGCTGGCAGCTATAATCTGACACAGCCTGAGATGGCAGATCAGTTAGGCAAACGTAAGCTGAATAATATTGTGGATACGGGAGCAGAAGTGGTCATCAGTGGGAACGTCGGCTGCACGCTCCAGATTGATTCGCAGATACGTCAGGCAAGAAAGCCTCTGCATGTCTTGCATCCCATGGAGTTGCTCGACCTGAGTTATCGAAAGCAAAAACCGTTAATTTAG
- a CDS encoding HAD family hydrolase: MSQLPPIQAVAFDLDGIMFNTEHVFFLSGDALLQRRGKKMTPDILRGMMGRRAHEGFEHLTQFLDKPEDPLKLWEESQEIFRSLLDQHLKPMEGLFELLDFLEELDIPKGVATSSPRPYLESLLSRFDIIHRFPISLTAEDVTHGKPHPEIYLTAAEKMGVNPENMLVLEDSETGTRSGVAAGAYVVSIPHEFSNYGDFSSAKFIADRLTDERILSLLAENRG; the protein is encoded by the coding sequence ATGTCTCAACTCCCTCCCATTCAGGCGGTTGCCTTCGACCTGGATGGCATCATGTTTAATACAGAACACGTGTTTTTCCTCTCAGGCGATGCCCTGTTACAGCGACGCGGAAAAAAAATGACCCCCGATATTCTGAGAGGGATGATGGGGCGACGTGCTCATGAGGGGTTTGAACACCTCACTCAGTTCCTGGATAAGCCGGAAGATCCTCTGAAACTCTGGGAAGAAAGCCAGGAAATTTTCCGTTCCCTGCTGGATCAGCATCTGAAACCCATGGAGGGTTTGTTTGAACTGCTGGATTTCCTGGAAGAACTGGATATCCCCAAGGGAGTTGCTACATCTTCACCTCGTCCTTACCTGGAATCTCTGCTGTCCCGGTTTGACATTATTCATCGTTTCCCGATCAGCCTGACTGCTGAGGATGTCACTCACGGCAAACCACATCCGGAAATTTATCTGACCGCTGCTGAAAAAATGGGGGTCAACCCGGAGAATATGCTGGTTCTGGAAGACAGTGAAACCGGCACCCGCTCTGGTGTGGCAGCAGGAGCTTATGTGGTTTCGATTCCTCATGAGTTCAGCAATTACGGAGATTTCAGTTCAGCAAAGTTTATCGCTGATCGGTTGACGGATGAGCGAATTCTCTCACTCCTGGCAGAAAATCGAGGCTAA
- a CDS encoding SixA phosphatase family protein, which yields MELLIIRHGKAEQAGVVPGGDSARPLTDHGTHQFRKVAKWIAKHDAGPELILHSPLVRTTQTAQILQDVMELNDEACYAQPWLGFGLSLDSLISFVRSTAFERIAIVAHMPDVARCTSDLIGGGQSHLNPEMQPAFNSTP from the coding sequence ATGGAACTTTTGATCATCAGGCACGGAAAAGCTGAGCAGGCAGGTGTAGTACCAGGAGGAGATTCTGCCCGCCCCCTGACAGACCATGGTACTCACCAGTTTCGTAAGGTCGCTAAATGGATCGCTAAACATGATGCAGGTCCCGAGCTGATTTTACACAGCCCGCTGGTAAGGACGACTCAGACCGCTCAGATCCTGCAGGATGTTATGGAATTGAATGATGAAGCCTGCTATGCCCAACCCTGGTTGGGCTTCGGTCTGAGCCTGGATTCATTGATCTCTTTTGTCAGATCAACAGCCTTTGAACGAATCGCGATTGTAGCCCACATGCCCGACGTGGCCCGTTGCACTTCCGATCTGATTGGAGGGGGGCAATCACATTTAAACCCGGAAATGCAGCCTGCATTCAATTCGACTCCCTGA
- a CDS encoding dienelactone hydrolase family protein, with amino-acid sequence MRSSLLCFLSCLGVILGYSLSVQSEEASSRQRSEPEKIESSWDDLLHGIESPEEWAEHKQQLRKRYLELLRDQYKPEKPDLQIQFHDTVIVDGIYRRQLISYQVEKDERAHAYLGVPLNLRGPAPAIVALHGTYKYGKQRAAGLIDNPDKAYLDHLCRRGYVVIAPDHFVAGHRIPEAGPYDTKAFHEKHPHWTSVGKFTYEHSIAIDVLQTLREVNPDKIGVLGHSLGGHGSMFLAAYDERVQAAAGNCSASFFRQNARVEAWARDHWYVYFNHIRPDLLEGKLPPIDFHEIMSLIAPRAFLDLSGLNDGDPLTQRQRVLMLMKVMDVYELEKAPQNFAFFVHGKGHSVAHESRALMYSWMDTHLKPESETKTKLVKP; translated from the coding sequence ATGCGATCATCTTTATTGTGTTTCCTCTCTTGTTTGGGAGTGATTTTGGGATACAGCCTCTCCGTGCAATCGGAAGAAGCCAGTTCCAGGCAACGGTCAGAACCCGAAAAAATTGAGTCATCCTGGGATGACCTGCTCCATGGTATTGAATCACCTGAGGAGTGGGCAGAACATAAACAGCAACTGAGAAAACGCTATCTGGAGTTACTCCGAGATCAGTACAAACCAGAAAAGCCTGATCTGCAAATCCAGTTTCATGATACAGTCATTGTAGATGGTATCTATCGGCGACAGTTGATCAGCTATCAGGTTGAAAAAGATGAGCGGGCGCATGCCTACCTGGGAGTTCCCCTCAATTTAAGAGGACCTGCCCCGGCCATCGTTGCCTTGCACGGCACTTATAAATACGGCAAACAGCGTGCAGCAGGTTTGATCGATAACCCCGACAAGGCTTACCTTGATCATCTCTGTCGACGTGGTTATGTGGTAATTGCTCCCGATCATTTTGTTGCAGGACACCGGATCCCGGAAGCGGGGCCATATGACACCAAAGCGTTTCATGAGAAACATCCACATTGGACCTCGGTTGGAAAGTTTACCTACGAACATTCCATCGCCATTGATGTGCTGCAGACTTTGCGGGAAGTTAATCCCGACAAGATCGGCGTGCTGGGGCACTCGCTGGGAGGCCATGGATCAATGTTCCTGGCTGCCTATGATGAGCGAGTACAGGCAGCAGCTGGGAATTGCAGTGCCTCATTTTTCCGACAGAATGCGCGTGTCGAAGCCTGGGCGAGAGATCACTGGTATGTATATTTTAATCATATCCGACCGGATCTTCTGGAAGGCAAATTGCCTCCGATTGATTTTCATGAAATCATGTCCCTGATCGCACCGCGGGCATTTCTAGATCTCTCGGGACTCAATGACGGTGACCCTTTGACGCAGCGACAAAGAGTGCTGATGTTGATGAAGGTGATGGACGTCTATGAACTGGAGAAAGCACCTCAGAATTTTGCTTTTTTTGTTCATGGAAAAGGACATTCTGTTGCCCATGAATCACGGGCTCTCATGTATTCCTGGATGGATACACATCTCAAACCCGAATCTGAAACGAAGACAAAACTGGTCAAACCCTGA
- a CDS encoding phosphatase domain-containing putative toxin has translation MSLPGLDNVFQVDEAVYSGSGPAEQRSFDALQKLGVKTIVSVDGTEPHLEMARSAGMRYVHIPIGYDGVSNDAGLAFARVAKEIKGPVYIHCHHGKHRGPTATAVVGLCRGTFNQQQALDFLKLAGTSKDYAGLWRDIRNFKVPSADTPLPELVESTPVSRLVKAMSQISHHFESLDQMQTQNQHPLVRKKNHETLVLLKEEFREAARKYADDYDEMFQKWMRESEKRVDTLQTVFQKDDQKQMARELKAFKMQCKRCHVAYRD, from the coding sequence ATGAGTCTGCCAGGTCTGGATAATGTCTTTCAGGTCGATGAGGCTGTTTACTCTGGTAGTGGGCCGGCAGAGCAGCGGAGTTTTGACGCCCTGCAAAAACTCGGAGTCAAAACCATCGTCAGTGTCGATGGAACCGAACCACATTTGGAAATGGCACGGAGTGCTGGTATGCGCTATGTACATATTCCAATCGGCTACGATGGCGTGTCAAATGATGCAGGACTGGCTTTTGCACGCGTCGCTAAGGAGATCAAAGGTCCGGTTTATATCCATTGTCATCATGGCAAACACCGTGGACCCACTGCGACTGCGGTCGTCGGATTGTGTCGAGGTACTTTCAATCAGCAACAGGCCCTCGATTTTTTAAAGCTGGCAGGTACCAGTAAAGACTATGCGGGATTATGGAGAGATATCCGGAATTTTAAAGTTCCTTCCGCTGATACCCCGCTCCCGGAACTGGTGGAGTCCACACCAGTTTCCCGATTGGTTAAAGCCATGTCGCAGATCAGCCATCATTTCGAATCACTGGATCAAATGCAGACGCAAAATCAACATCCCCTGGTCAGGAAAAAGAATCACGAGACCCTGGTACTTCTGAAAGAAGAGTTTCGTGAAGCGGCACGTAAGTATGCCGACGACTATGATGAGATGTTTCAAAAATGGATGAGAGAATCTGAGAAACGGGTCGATACGCTGCAAACAGTATTTCAGAAGGATGACCAGAAGCAGATGGCCCGGGAGTTAAAGGCATTCAAAATGCAATGCAAACGGTGTCACGTCGCCTATCGGGATTAA
- a CDS encoding TfoX/Sxy family protein, translating into MAYDEALADRIHQLLCRRAGYSQRKMFGGICFLLNGNMCCGVTGTNLMLRLGEKNAAQALQEPFTHEMDFTGKVMKSMIYVKAEGTQEDIDLKEWVNQAVKFVRTLPDKT; encoded by the coding sequence ATGGCATACGACGAGGCTCTCGCCGACAGAATACATCAACTGTTGTGTCGCCGGGCAGGATATTCTCAGCGAAAAATGTTTGGGGGAATCTGTTTCCTGCTCAATGGCAACATGTGCTGTGGAGTCACGGGGACTAATCTCATGTTACGGCTGGGAGAGAAGAACGCTGCTCAGGCACTGCAGGAACCATTTACTCACGAAATGGATTTCACTGGCAAAGTGATGAAAAGCATGATCTATGTCAAAGCTGAGGGAACACAGGAGGACATTGATCTGAAAGAGTGGGTCAATCAGGCCGTCAAATTTGTACGGACGCTGCCTGACAAAACTTAA
- a CDS encoding lactonase family protein produces the protein MSILPSQAASYVYISLGGEKKIAIYQQNEADGKLTHLSDVKVPGATGCLEVDPEKKYLFASIRSAKEFMSFSINPENGALTLISAVPAGGNAAYIATDRKGRYLLSAYYGEGKVAVHRLKKDGTILPEILQTIPTDKNAHAILPDQSNRYVFVPHTGPNVVYQFLWNEAEGKLKANEPPIFEAAPEMEPRHLAVSKDNRFVYFDNEKGSSVTACKLDSESGTLKAFQTISTLPADFEGKNTCADIELSPSGKNLYASNRGHDSIACFAVDPQTGKLKSLGQAATEKTPRSFNIDPEGHFLYAAGQNNGKLAAYRIDSQTGKLTRIDTYEVGKSPSWVEVVKVP, from the coding sequence GTGTCTATTCTTCCCTCTCAAGCAGCCAGCTATGTTTACATTTCTCTGGGCGGTGAGAAGAAGATTGCCATCTATCAGCAGAATGAGGCGGATGGAAAACTAACGCATCTTTCCGACGTTAAAGTCCCAGGCGCGACAGGCTGTCTGGAAGTCGATCCAGAGAAGAAATATCTGTTTGCATCCATCCGCTCAGCCAAAGAGTTCATGAGCTTCAGTATCAATCCTGAAAATGGCGCACTCACGTTGATCTCTGCGGTACCAGCGGGGGGAAATGCAGCTTACATCGCCACAGACCGTAAGGGACGCTACCTGCTTTCAGCTTATTATGGTGAGGGGAAAGTCGCCGTGCATCGACTCAAGAAAGATGGCACAATCCTGCCCGAAATTCTCCAGACAATTCCGACAGACAAAAATGCACATGCTATTCTGCCCGATCAATCAAATCGGTACGTGTTTGTGCCCCATACAGGGCCGAATGTCGTCTATCAGTTTTTATGGAATGAAGCTGAAGGAAAACTGAAAGCGAATGAACCGCCCATCTTCGAAGCGGCCCCCGAGATGGAGCCCCGTCACTTGGCTGTTTCAAAAGACAATCGTTTTGTCTATTTCGATAACGAGAAAGGGAGTTCTGTCACTGCCTGTAAGCTTGATTCCGAATCTGGAACCTTGAAGGCGTTTCAAACCATTTCCACTTTGCCGGCTGATTTCGAAGGGAAGAATACCTGTGCCGATATCGAACTCTCTCCCTCAGGAAAAAACCTTTATGCTTCCAATCGGGGACATGACAGCATTGCCTGTTTTGCAGTTGATCCTCAGACTGGAAAACTGAAATCACTGGGACAGGCAGCGACCGAGAAAACGCCGCGATCCTTCAACATCGACCCGGAAGGACACTTCCTGTACGCCGCGGGACAAAATAACGGGAAACTGGCTGCCTATCGTATTGATTCCCAGACCGGCAAGTTGACGCGGATTGACACCTATGAGGTGGGGAAATCTCCGTCCTGGGTTGAGGTCGTAAAGGTTCCCTAA
- a CDS encoding RNA polymerase sigma factor gives MSRTSRNNSEELTRLVDEYYQLLYRYAFRLSGDRADAEDLTQQTYLIAQKKLSQLRDARSARSWLCTILRNLFLKKVTRKAESVSLGSSPDVASDPAEIPELTSEELQTALDELPEDFRLPLLMFYFEEQSYKEISNELSIPLGTVMSRLARARAFLQERFASLREDISPIHS, from the coding sequence ATGTCACGGACCAGTCGTAACAATTCGGAAGAACTGACACGATTAGTTGACGAGTATTATCAGCTGCTGTATCGCTATGCTTTTCGCCTTTCGGGCGACAGAGCTGATGCAGAAGATCTGACTCAGCAAACTTATCTGATCGCACAGAAGAAACTGTCCCAGTTACGCGATGCAAGGTCTGCCCGTTCCTGGTTGTGTACGATTTTGCGAAATTTGTTTCTGAAAAAAGTCACGCGGAAAGCCGAGTCTGTTTCACTGGGATCCAGTCCTGATGTTGCCTCTGATCCTGCAGAGATACCGGAACTGACCTCAGAAGAACTTCAGACTGCACTGGACGAATTACCCGAGGATTTTCGACTCCCCTTATTGATGTTTTATTTTGAAGAACAATCCTACAAAGAAATTTCGAATGAGTTGTCTATCCCGCTGGGAACCGTGATGAGTCGGCTGGCACGTGCCAGGGCTTTTCTGCAGGAACGGTTTGCTTCGCTCCGGGAAGATATAAGTCCGATTCATTCATAA